The Maniola jurtina chromosome 21, ilManJurt1.1, whole genome shotgun sequence genome contains the following window.
ATGAGATTCACCCATTAGATCGGCAAATTTTTAGTAGCGCAGGAGACTTGATACATATTGAAAACATTCCAGAAACTGCAGATGTGTTTACAATATTTTCTATTCTAGTTGATGACAATGTTTTTGACTTGATGATAGAACAGACCAATATATACGCTGAACAACTTATCACTACTAATTCTGGTGGTCGTTTGCGTCGTTGGAAACCAGTAAACAGGGAagaaatgaaaaagtttttgGGTATTTACTTGCTGACTGGTATAATCAAATTCCCTACATTAGAATGCTACTGGAAAAAGGACCCTATTTTTTATCATCCGCTAATGCACAATATAAAAATGTCCTACAATCGTTTTACTGCAATATTGCGTTGCTGGCACTTTGTTGACAATACAGCTGAAAGAGATGTCAATGATCGTTTGTATAAAGTCAAACCAGTTATAGACATTGTGATGAGAAACTGTAGAAAACTTCTTTCGCCAAAAGACTGCATTGTTGTGGATGAGTCAATGGTTCCCTTCCAAGGCCGACTCCTTATTCGTCAGTATAATCCAAATAAAACTCACAAGTACGGACTCAAGATTTACAAGGCTACAACTGATGATGGATATGTTTGGAAATATAAAGTTTATACCGGCCAGGATCCTCAAATTGCGAATCTCGATAAACCTGGAAGCGTTGTTGTTGAGCTTTGCGAAGAGCTTTTAGACCAGGGGAGAATGATTATAGCAGATAATTGGTACACCAGTTTACCATTAGCTCAATACTTGCTACAACGCAAAACTGACCTTTGTGGGACTTTGAGAAAAAATCGCAAAAACCTACCTTTATTGGTGAAAAACAAGAAACTGAAGAGGGGAGAGCTAATTGCtgcacaaaaaaataatgtaacgATTCTAAAATGGAAGGACAAGAGGGATGTCCTTATGATATCTACTTGTCACGCAGACGAACAAACGATGTGTACAGGCCGAAACCAGCGTCTGAAGCCCAATATGATACTGGAATACAATGATCGAAAGAAAGGTATCGATCTTTCTGACGAGTTGGCAAGCTACTATTCGCCAATTCGCAAGACCCTGACTTGGTATAAAAAGGTTGCTGTTGATGTCTTATTTGGAGTAGGTGTCATAAATACGGTTTATTTGTTCAATAAATTGAACCAGCAGAATAAATGTACACTTTTACAGGCACAAATGAGTATCGTGAAAAATTTACTGAGTATAAACGTTGTCCAGCCACCGGCTATACCTACGCCATCCACATCACAGACGCAGCATTTCCTCAAAGAGCTGGATAGAAAAGATGGAAAAATAACTAGACGTAGGTGTGCCGGATACTATAGTGATTTTCGTCAAAGAGGTGAAACAGCATCAGCTGCCACTAATAAAGCTAAAAGAGTTTCGCAAATATGCAACATTTGTACCAAACCGTATTGTCTACAGTGTTTCCAAAAAATACATGTGAATatgtaactttatttttttcaataattgttttctttttcaataaatattttcatattcaatattttgtttattttttctacCTATCCATTGTTAATTTAgctaaaagtaaatgaaaaacaatAACATTTAGTAAAGTTAGATTCCGTTTTCTTATatttaggttatttttttcAGATCCCGATATCCCGAAAATTTGACGTCCGTCCTCTATGTCCCAACCCTTTTTGGTTTCTATATGATATGTCCTGTCACGTCCACATCAAATAAACGCAGTTCTCTCCACGTCCACGGCTCTAAAAACCTTCAAAATTGTATCGACGCACAGACCACATATGGTCTGTGAACTTGTAGTGCTTTCCGTTTACAGACCACATATGGTCTGTGGACAGGGAACCTGTGTAATTTTGTTTGAACCAAGTATATAAGCAGAAACTAAAAGAACTTGGCTGGCACACATGCCATTTGTCTTGATACTCAGACAAGTGTGGTAGTCAAAATGGAAATAAAAATTGTAGTTTAAGAACACTATTCCTATTCATCATGCCAACCAAGTTTGAACCTTGACCTTTATTCCTGAGCTGGAGATATCGCAGCAAAGTGAAATAACTTTTTACAACTGTGGAAATGAAACAAGACAACTTTGTATCCACAAAAGCCTTGAAAGACCATCAAAATTGACagttaagttaaaataaaaaatgtatttgtactctactcaatgagctctaaaacaatgataccccacacgctaggataagaaaaaaaaatccggctcCTTTTTTTTATGTACGGGAGTAGTAAGtatgaaaaaattaaagagcCCCATCTCCAGGCGGTCGTCTCGGAGTTAGTGAGGACCATGAAGACGGTAGGTACTTGTATTAATTCCTGAAAAATTATGCTTATTGtgcttattatttgtatgaGTGTTCacacaatttttcaaaaataatttattgtgaaCATTCTTTTTTATCGGCCTATTATTTGCCTACTTTATGTTAGGGAACAGTActagtttcatcaaaatcggttgagtttTCCTGGTATGGACAGTTTCCctgttgtttttatttcagtAAGTATACTGAAGtccatttaatttttcttaaattatagcaattgaaatgtatgtaataaagtttatataaaaattctaaatatcatggtgcttataaatatttttttttactagatgTCGGAGCAGCTGGCGGCTGTTGAGACGGCTTTGAAAGAGATGGCTGATCCGCCATACTCCCGGCTCAGAGAGCCAATATTCATACCACCCGATTATGGGTATGTTGTTATGAGGTAAGCACATTGACTACTTACAAGGAAGACTTATCAAGGCCACATCCAGCCCGGTGTTGTCTATTAGTGCCCATCCTATGCACAccacaattttaaaatacaagcTTTTTTTAGAAACAAGACAACTATGCACACCACAATTTTAGAATACAAGCTTTTTTTAGAAACAAGACAACTTTGTATCCACAAAAGCCTTGAAAACTAACAACAAATGGATGATGGATTGAATGGCTCAGTGGATGCTATTTTAAAGCATCCACTGAATTTTATCAGCCCGTTCATTCCTGATATGCCGATAGATTGAATGGCTTAAAATTGAGTGGATGTTATTTTACAACATCCACTGAATTTTATTAGCCCGTTCATTCCTGATGTAtgtcaaatattgcaaaaatcAAGCTTGTTTTACACAACTGTGCAATGTGAAGGAGTGTTATTAGTTCATTACATGTAAGTATAAGCAAAAGGATAGCTACATATGAGCTAAGCTTTATATACTGATGGGAGAAAGTACACCATAGTTTGAccattttatttgcttttagggTAAGTTCATCACAGAAAAACTTTCCTTTTGACATcatttcaactttttatccctcaGTTCACCGAGGACTACTCTTCCTACATTCGAGCATAACAGTCACAACAGCTCTACAACACTAAATCAATAATGTATGAATTGATACTATCACCGACCTGTTTACAGGATATCACTTAGAGCTAGCAAAAATTCATTGGAAtggacataataattattattattgatgaagGACAAAGAATTTACACAGCTTGGAGggaataaaaatcaaaactcGATGTTTTCAgggaaatcatcatcatgagaACAAGTCAAGATTCTGTCAATTTAGGAAGATCATTTTGAAAGAGTAAATAGCCACAAGACAGGAGAACGTGTGAACTGTGAAGACATATTTTCTAAGTTAAAAACATTTCGACCGTCATCTTTGTATTACACCTACACAacacaatagtaaaaaaaaacacggatGCGAAAATCCAGTCAACCACGCACATTTGAAATCGTGGATGGATACATTACGAATCTTAAACAAAgcgcttttgaatagtcaaatcAATCAACAACTTGTATATCAACTGAAGAGCAGAATTTCGAAAATATTACCAGCCCTTGGCACAAGGTCTGTGTGTGGAACCCGTCCCCTCCGCGCTGCGCGTCGCGCGTATCGAGAAGAAACAAGTCTTTCATACATTACCATTACCTTGGAATGGGTATTTTCATTAATATGTAACTATATAAAAAGACACTTTAACAGTTTGCACCGCAAATTTTAGAGAAAGGAAACATAAActgaaaagtaaaataactagaAATCACCAGACAAGACTTGTACGACACCAAAGTTGACGCCATTGACCAAAgagaatttaaaataataatataaataatggcTACCAAcatagacttacgaattttCGCTCGTAAATCTATGGCTACCAACGTTTTTCCTGGTTTTTCCATATCGACCCATTGAAGCCCAAAAGAGTTCAAGAATCATAGAAAATTTCAGTGCTACCAACTGTTTAAAACCGTTTGTCGATTACTACGATACAATGGCGCCGCCAGATGCTTGCGTAAATTgtttaaacatataaaatattacGTATTAATAAATTACGTAAATCATAATATCCTAAAGCTCTTTTTTAAAGCACTATTATACCAATCTTACCCACTTCtagatacttattttatttaaataataatgtaattgttTTTTATTGCTTTCTTTTTACTCTGCTTGTGTGAGCTCAAtctaaccccccgtccacacactgctttACTCGCGCAATAAATCGCGACGCCGCCACACTAGGTCACTTGCCTTTGTAGCGTgtgcgctattgcatacttaccgacaaaatagggagcgatgggcgtgaacgaggaacacgcgagtaatgcggccacactacgtctctgcctccgttcctcgctcctttcCCATGCCACACCACTATTATCCACCGATTACCGTAACcatttaaggtggaagcgacgggcctgcccgcgaaattcaaatttaatttgggtttCCGCATTTtttaactaatacgacaacgtaggcttatgtcattttcaattgcgacaatggcagtatcatcctcacaggtttatataaaaatctttacttgaaagggtccagtttaagaaattagctctagtatcgactaatgtgtcaggattagtcgatactacagctaatttcgtgtaggtgttcatgaacaaattttttttgttatgtacctaaccacaaatttacagttttcggatttttcctttactgtgCTATGAGAAtcatctacctgccaaattttatgattgtaggtcaacgggaagtaccctacaggttttcttgacagacacgatgaacggatagacggacagtctaacaaacagaccgacagacaaacCCTAAAAGTAAGAAAAAATCTTATGACATAGAGTTCAATTTTGcttgtcattttttttaagaCTAGGAGATTCGGGTATAGTAAGAATTATTATTCCCTACATCCATGCTATTATCTTATTTAAGGTATCATTACTTCACACACGTTTTAACATTAGCTAATGTCAGACATGTTAAAAATTCGACTGTAAGCTTGCCAACTTTGGCATACGCAAACCAAAGCTCACCTCGTCCACACGCTTGCTGTTTGGTGTTTGTCACAAGCATGTGGATCCGGCATTAAATTACCAATACCAAATTCTCCCTGAACccatttgtaaaattttaatataggtaggtacttggacTTGGTCTGTGTTGGaatttgctggcgcgcgtgcggtgcctttttagagtattttttctgttgaaagtggctggtttttgtgttttgctgCTGTGTTTTGGTGATGCAACTGACTGgtaagcgctctaaaggggcacAGCGCGTGTGTCGATGAGCACCGACATAgatgaagtccatacttataatatagtttctcctaacttttaaataactacaaacttgacattaagACTTCCtgtattggtgttagctggcgggcgtgctctgcctttttggagtgtttttttttgttaaactgactggaaagcgctggGGGTGCTGTGCGTGTGTCGgggagcgccggcacagacggggtccatacttgtatagcttccctaacttgttacaaataactacaaacttgacattggctaatctttgtaaagccagacgagaaaaaaaaaaggtaagtacctactctatgGTACCAATTGTATtctgctataatttttttttatgtgctCTGCATCACAGCTCTGCATTGCTCTGCATACGTAGTAACTAATATCTAATCTGTGCTCTGCATTGACACCGGCAGGCGAGCGGTCGGCGCCATGGCGCCATGGCTTGATGGCTGCCATCTTGATTCTTCATTCTTGAATTTTGTTGAATGTTGAAACGAGCGTCGagcagtaaattaaaaaaatatttgggtCTGACCTTTGGTTGTTCCTGTGCCTAGTAATTTTCAAAAAGTATGTAATCAATACGTAGGTTTTATAATTTGCAAATGTGAATTGTGAGTGATCTTCCTCTTAAAAATGATTGAAATGTTGATTGGTTTCTTGATTTGATTTggaactaaaacaaaaaataagatAGAAAAGCAAGGTGTCTGCAATGTGTGTGTAAAATATATAGGAAATATATTGGTGGTCTTATTATATTACTGCGAAAATTGGtgtaattcaaatacatagataaGTATTTGATAGATATTGTAATAACCTGGTAATAACTTATTATTGAAAGCGTGATTTGTCCATTGGAGGAACCGATAAAGATAATTCATTTTCACCGTTTTCGCTGAATTTTGTGAATGCTTTTAAAAGTAGAAAGGTTAAAGTTACTCAAATGATTGCAATTGTTAGGCTTTCACAGATAAATGTAGCATGTTGAACTTGATTTTTAAATGTAATAGTGGACAAAACGTAATATGATTTTCTTGGTATGGTTTAATCAAAAACACAATTAAGTTGGAAATCGAAATCATTATTGGTTTTTGTTCATACACGAACAAAAACCAATAATGATTTCGgataatatttaatttggcaATTAGTTATGCAAGTCCAGCGGTTGTAATTATGTCCTTACTAGAGATATTATAAAGTAGTAAGTTAGATTCTAACACAGCTTTCTTCAGCCAGACAAAGgtaatgtttgtggttttcaTCTTCTCAAAGGTAATATTTGTGGTTGCATTCtgctttacataatatttgtgAATGACTTGTTGTGTTACCAAAGTCTAATGGTATTATGATTCACCTGCCTCATAGATAAAGTTCTCCATTGCTTTATCTCTGACTGAACAATAACCATTAACCTCGCTGACTTTAAAACAAATTTTCTTCATATTGCTTATTTTTCTTTGGAACATCTTTAGATCTTTGGTCTCCAGTCCTTTGCTAGAGTGCCCCAGTTCTTTGtaaattccatttttttttcaataataggCAGCTTAGTTCACAATACTTATTTTAGCTCAGCCAAGGACTGTCCGAGGAATGATATCCTTGGTGTTGGAAGAATTTCATGAATAGATGATGTTTGAGT
Protein-coding sequences here:
- the LOC123876548 gene encoding piggyBac transposable element-derived protein 4-like — translated: MSKKQGYTDEELRRILEESDYEQNDQSNSSDEQENEAEENSDVPDFDNDDSVADPDFFPSDLSSECLDISQLANSHILHPNQTHSPSQSMPTEQLFDSDIFEGTATSHPSTSRNFFDDNSNDPSHQFQTTVPPSSDSDDDSDTERNTGPRTGIRPTTERGMKEHDEQEGWSYEIHPLDRQIFSSAGDLIHIENIPETADVFTIFSILVDDNVFDLMIEQTNIYAEQLITTNSGGRLRRWKPVNREEMKKFLGIYLLTGIIKFPTLECYWKKDPIFYHPLMHNIKMSYNRFTAILRCWHFVDNTAERDVNDRLYKVKPVIDIVMRNCRKLLSPKDCIVVDESMVPFQGRLLIRQYNPNKTHKYGLKIYKATTDDGYVWKYKVYTGQDPQIANLDKPGSVVVELCEELLDQGRMIIADNWYTSLPLAQYLLQRKTDLCGTLRKNRKNLPLLVKNKKLKRGELIAAQKNNVTILKWKDKRDVLMISTCHADEQTMCTGRNQRLKPNMILEYNDRKKGIDLSDELASYYSPIRKTLTWYKKVAVDVLFGMSEQLAAVETALKEMADPPYSRLREPIFIPPDYGYVVMR